The Procambarus clarkii isolate CNS0578487 chromosome 64, FALCON_Pclarkii_2.0, whole genome shotgun sequence genome includes a window with the following:
- the LOC123769000 gene encoding uncharacterized protein — MKEVLITIVTLAVVATAHASPGGIDAYGNGVGGGFVGASVGYGYDGNHGGEGGYAGNYGGQGYGGAYGGFGGYGGGNYGGGYGGGYGGGGFGAYGGSIVGSRGNGIGYGKGR; from the exons ATGAAGGAA GTTCTCATAACCATCGTAACCCTGGCGGTCGTGGCGACAGCACATGCATCGCCAGGAGGCATCGACGCCTATGGCAACGGTGTAGGCGGGGGGTTCGTCGGCGCCTCTGTAGGGTATGGCTACGATGGCAACCACGGAGGGGAAGGGGGCTACGCCGGCAACTACGGTGGACAGGGCTACGGTGGCGCCTACGGTGGCTTCGGAGGCTATGGAGGGGGTAACTACGGTGGGGGTTACGGTGGCGGCTACGGTGGTGGAGGCTTCGGTGCTTACGGTGGCAGTATCGTAGGCAGTCGCGGAAACGGAATTG GTTACGGTAAAGGCCGATGA